From a single Tachypleus tridentatus isolate NWPU-2018 chromosome 6, ASM421037v1, whole genome shotgun sequence genomic region:
- the LOC143251955 gene encoding uncharacterized protein LOC143251955 isoform X1 — translation MPTYRRFCTFRNCTVLLILFCLLLVVVWLSGVIHSASFRNFLAGEIVDFSGADNVTGFSNFIVPNVVHFVKLENHELEFVDVISIKAAFLHQHPEKILIHCDCQTLKGKYWEMVKDLPGLEIKFIQKPIYIFGQRLSSVYHASDIARLRILMSEGGIFLDSDVYIVKSLDPFRKFEMAIGWPPEQNLGTQVIIAHKNARFLKVWYHSYKYYKPERWYYNAGELPTQMILMRQPDLVHRVPYDFGVHDLAHFLYGVRRSDWQNFHAIHLLIRHKSYLVPSDRREKFDENNIKAYDKTFGDMARLVLFGKTDMILNVTSNA, via the coding sequence ATGCCTACTTATAGACGATTCTGCACATTTCGAAATTGCACTGTATtgctaattttattttgcttactGCTTGTGGTAGTATGGTTATCAGGTGTTATACACTCAGCTTCCTTTAGAAATTTTCTAGCTGGTGAGATAGTGGATTTCAGTGGTGCTGACAATGTGACGGGTTTTAGTAACTTCATAGTACCTAATGTGGTTCACTTTGTGAAATTAGAAAATCATGAGTTAGAATTTGTTGATGTGATCAGTATAAAAGCTGCTTTCCTTCATCAACATCcagaaaaaattttaatacactgTGACTGCCAAACTCTAAAGGGTAAATATTGGGAAATGGTAAAAGACTTACCAGGTTTGGAAATCAAATTCATCCAGAAGCCTATTTACATTTTTGGTCAAAGGTTGAGTTCTGTTTACCATGCCTCGGATATTGCTCGACTACGAATACTGATGTCTGAGGGAGGCATATTTTTGGACAGCGATGTTTACATTGTGAAATCTCTGGATCCATTTCGAAAATTTGAAATGGCTATTGGATGGCCACCAGAACAGAATTTGGGAACACAAGTGATTATAGCTCACAAAAATGCTCGGTTTTTAAAAGTGTGGTATCATTCCTACAAATACTACAAGCCTGAAAGATGGTACTACAATGCTGGTGAGCTACCAACACAGATGATACTAATGAGACAACCAGATCTAGTGCATAGGGTGCCTTATGATTTTGGTGTGCATGATCTTGCTCATTTCTTATACGGCGTTCGTCGTTCTGACTGGCAAAATTTTCACGCAATTCATCTTCTTATTAGGCATAAATCTTACTTAGTTCCCAGTGATCGAAGAGAAAAGTttgatgaaaacaacataaaGGCATACGATAAGACATTTGGTGACATGGCTCGACTAGTTCTATTTGGTAAAACTGATATGATTTTGAATGTGACTTCAAATGCGTAG